From Halobacillus sp. Marseille-Q1614, the proteins below share one genomic window:
- a CDS encoding urea amidolyase associated protein UAAP1 produces MGNVWTRTFRAGAKWSGSISKGKQIKVTALEEGANLSCLFFNAGNRSERYNMPDTLKAQHTSHLTKGNILMSDNGQAMVSILEDDLGWHDPIGGYTTRQLTDDKYGKTTYQQNQNEWYRSGQENFAMELVRNGLESRDMGPVLNLFSKIVVDESGDMNFVEGHSKKGDSVILRTEMDILLLLSNTPNPHNPSLAFPNASVKVEVLPAAPVKDDDYCVNYHPENRRAFENTWNYYSLVSQ; encoded by the coding sequence ATGGGAAACGTTTGGACTCGCACATTTCGTGCAGGAGCAAAGTGGTCGGGCAGCATATCGAAAGGAAAGCAGATTAAAGTCACAGCTCTGGAAGAGGGGGCAAATCTTTCTTGTCTATTCTTTAATGCAGGGAATAGAAGTGAAAGGTACAACATGCCGGATACATTAAAAGCTCAGCATACTTCTCATTTGACGAAAGGAAATATTTTAATGAGTGATAATGGCCAGGCTATGGTAAGCATTTTGGAGGATGATCTTGGCTGGCATGATCCAATCGGTGGTTATACGACAAGGCAGCTGACCGATGATAAGTACGGTAAAACAACTTATCAGCAAAATCAAAATGAATGGTATCGAAGCGGTCAGGAAAATTTTGCGATGGAATTGGTGAGAAATGGACTGGAGAGCCGGGATATGGGGCCTGTCCTTAACTTATTTTCAAAGATTGTTGTGGATGAGAGTGGAGATATGAACTTTGTAGAAGGACACAGTAAGAAAGGGGACAGTGTCATTCTTCGAACAGAGATGGATATACTGCTGCTGCTTTCCAATACACCAAACCCTCATAATCCAAGCCTGGCTTTTCCAAATGCATCTGTAAAAGTTGAAGTACTGCCTGCCGCTCCAGTCAAAGACGACGATTATTGTGTGAATTACCATCCTGAAAACAGACGAGCATTTGAAAATACTTGGAATTACTATTCATTGGTCAGCCAATAA
- a CDS encoding LysM domain-containing protein, giving the protein MNHQSQSVQGYSIKPGDNFWRLAEKFNVPIHNLLAMNPGVNPYHLFIGQNIFIPIVQPAFMHSRNAECISPAELELKSNMRSLWEEHVAWTRMAIISLIFNLPDVNEVLTRLLRNATDMGDLLKPLYGNQLGDRFAELIKEHLLIAADFVKAALAGDQQAASEAETKWYANADEVSAFLSEINPFLSEKEFKQMFSTHLELTKTEAVLMINKEYQKDIEIYDEIEEQALMMGDMISDTIVKQFPNVF; this is encoded by the coding sequence ATGAATCATCAGTCACAAAGTGTGCAGGGATACTCCATTAAACCCGGCGATAATTTTTGGCGTCTGGCAGAAAAGTTTAATGTTCCCATCCACAATTTGCTCGCCATGAACCCAGGTGTGAATCCATACCACCTTTTTATAGGGCAGAATATTTTCATTCCAATAGTGCAACCAGCGTTTATGCACTCAAGGAACGCTGAATGCATTAGTCCAGCAGAATTGGAATTAAAAAGTAACATGCGCAGTTTATGGGAAGAACATGTAGCATGGACAAGAATGGCCATTATCAGTCTCATCTTTAATTTGCCAGATGTGAACGAAGTGCTTACCCGACTTCTGAGAAATGCCACAGACATGGGTGATTTACTTAAGCCGCTATATGGAAATCAGCTAGGTGACCGTTTTGCAGAGTTAATCAAGGAACACTTACTTATCGCTGCAGATTTTGTCAAAGCAGCCCTTGCAGGTGATCAGCAGGCAGCCTCAGAAGCGGAAACGAAATGGTATGCCAATGCTGATGAGGTTTCTGCCTTTTTAAGTGAGATCAATCCTTTTCTGTCAGAAAAAGAATTTAAACAAATGTTCTCCACCCACTTAGAACTAACCAAAACAGAAGCCGTATTAATGATAAACAAAGAGTATCAAAAGGATATTGAGATCTATGATGAAATTGAAGAGCAGGCGTTAATGATGGGCGACATGATTTCAGATACCATCGTGAAGCAATTTCCAAACGTATTTTAA
- the atzF gene encoding allophanate hydrolase: MSKLPAHLTIDWLQQQYKDGLISPKQVIEEIILRAEKNQFMNIWITPPDLSWLQPYLDNLETINKTDAPLWGIPFAVKDNINLAGIPTTAGCADYSYTPGEHAKVVSRLIDAGAIPVGKTNLDQFATGLVGTRSPYGETHNAIKEELISGGSSSGSAVAVARGQAAFSLGTDTAGSGRVPAALNNLIGFKPSLGAWSKEGVVPACESIDCVTVFAHTLDEAIKVDEHARGEESTDPWSKKLPKLVPEHPEKICLPEETPEFYGPYAKEYQKAWEAAAAKVKEQGVPVVYVNTDLFAEAAKVLYGGPWIAERWAALGDFIDSKPCTAVPVTEEVLRSGSPENYDAASLFQAIHKLQALKRDVKNLLKDAALVMPTCGGTWTREEVSQDPVATNSKMGLYTNHCNLLDLSAVAVPAGDAAPQVPFGITIFSLAEQEGLAAGTADLWMTRSKEVERTKRHKVKKETTDLVVCGLHMRGYPLEKQMRECGAEFVRETLTAPKYQLIKLPGHPAKPGMIKQNKGGAAISVEVWEMPVESLGCFTASIPSPLGIGKVELEDGSEVPGFICEGYAGSGAEDISALGGWRQVAAVRN; this comes from the coding sequence GTGAGTAAACTTCCAGCACATTTAACGATTGACTGGCTCCAGCAGCAATACAAGGATGGCCTTATAAGCCCGAAACAGGTCATAGAAGAAATCATTTTACGGGCAGAGAAGAATCAGTTTATGAATATATGGATAACGCCGCCTGATCTATCTTGGCTCCAGCCGTATCTCGATAATTTAGAAACTATAAACAAGACCGATGCTCCGCTCTGGGGCATCCCCTTTGCGGTTAAAGACAATATCAATCTCGCAGGCATCCCTACAACGGCGGGATGTGCTGATTATTCGTACACACCAGGTGAGCATGCGAAGGTAGTCAGTCGATTGATTGATGCTGGGGCGATCCCTGTTGGAAAAACCAATTTAGATCAATTTGCTACGGGACTAGTGGGAACACGAAGTCCTTATGGAGAAACCCATAATGCCATTAAAGAAGAACTCATCAGTGGAGGATCCAGTTCGGGTTCCGCCGTAGCCGTGGCAAGAGGACAGGCTGCTTTTTCTCTTGGGACGGATACGGCAGGGTCAGGGCGTGTACCTGCTGCCTTAAACAATCTGATTGGTTTTAAGCCCAGCCTTGGTGCCTGGTCTAAAGAAGGAGTAGTGCCGGCCTGTGAAAGTATCGACTGCGTCACAGTATTTGCTCATACATTGGATGAGGCTATAAAAGTAGATGAACACGCCCGAGGGGAAGAATCAACAGACCCATGGTCGAAGAAATTGCCAAAGCTAGTTCCCGAACATCCAGAAAAAATTTGTTTGCCTGAAGAAACGCCTGAATTTTATGGCCCTTATGCCAAGGAATATCAAAAGGCCTGGGAGGCAGCAGCAGCTAAGGTGAAAGAACAAGGGGTGCCGGTCGTCTATGTGAATACAGATTTATTCGCGGAAGCAGCAAAAGTTTTATATGGCGGCCCCTGGATAGCGGAACGATGGGCAGCTTTGGGTGACTTTATCGATTCAAAGCCCTGCACAGCGGTTCCTGTAACTGAAGAAGTGCTACGTTCCGGTTCCCCGGAGAATTATGACGCCGCATCCTTATTTCAAGCGATCCACAAACTGCAAGCTTTAAAGAGAGACGTAAAGAATTTATTAAAAGACGCTGCCCTCGTCATGCCTACTTGTGGAGGGACATGGACAAGGGAGGAAGTCAGCCAAGACCCTGTCGCAACCAACAGCAAAATGGGTCTCTATACGAATCATTGCAATTTACTCGATCTGTCAGCTGTAGCTGTTCCTGCAGGAGATGCGGCTCCCCAAGTTCCTTTTGGGATCACTATTTTCAGCCTGGCCGAACAAGAAGGCTTAGCAGCTGGTACTGCCGATCTTTGGATGACTCGCTCAAAAGAAGTCGAGAGGACCAAGCGGCATAAAGTAAAAAAAGAAACGACAGATTTAGTCGTATGCGGCCTCCATATGAGAGGATATCCCTTAGAAAAACAAATGCGTGAATGTGGGGCAGAATTTGTAAGAGAAACGTTAACAGCTCCCAAATACCAGTTAATAAAACTTCCGGGCCATCCCGCCAAACCAGGTATGATTAAGCAAAACAAAGGAGGAGCAGCTATTAGTGTTGAAGTATGGGAAATGCCTGTAGAATCTCTTGGATGCTTCACAGCTTCGATACCTTCTCCTTTAGGAATTGGGAAAGTAGAGCTTGAGGATGGATCTGAAGTACCAGGGTTTATTTGTGAAGGATATGCTGGTTCAGGAGCGGAAGATATTTCTGCTCTGGGCGGATGGAGGCAGGTGGCTGCTGTAAGGAATTAA
- a CDS encoding metallophosphoesterase gives MELKFRKFIVAAMCSMILMIIVTQVTTASEDSPPPSTAANAEIRKDSPYDYTLVWMSDTQYYSKSYPHIYKQMVDWIATNQAYLNIPYVFHTGDIVNKWDNEEQWQYADEYMKVLEKAEVPYGVLAGNHDIDLKNNNSYKQFSKYFGQKRFEKQKTYGGSYKDNRGHYDLVSENGEEFIMIYMGWGISQKEIDWVNKVLAEHSDRIAFLSFHDYLLVSGKRSPIGEEIFEEVVEPNENVVATLNGHYYGSETLIDEIDDDDDGTPDRKVYQMVANYQSEPEGGQGYMRLLNVNSNENKIYVKTYSPYLNSYNYDEAKSNPGKGELVIELPDELG, from the coding sequence ATGGAGCTGAAATTCAGAAAGTTTATAGTCGCAGCCATGTGCTCAATGATTTTAATGATTATCGTTACACAAGTAACCACCGCTTCAGAAGACTCCCCTCCTCCTTCGACTGCCGCTAACGCTGAAATCAGAAAAGACTCGCCTTATGATTACACGCTCGTCTGGATGTCTGACACCCAATATTATTCAAAAAGCTACCCGCACATTTACAAGCAAATGGTCGACTGGATTGCCACCAATCAAGCCTATCTAAACATTCCCTATGTCTTTCATACCGGCGATATCGTAAATAAATGGGACAATGAGGAGCAATGGCAATATGCCGATGAATATATGAAGGTGCTTGAAAAAGCCGAGGTGCCTTATGGAGTCCTTGCAGGAAACCATGACATCGATTTAAAAAATAACAACAGCTACAAACAGTTTTCCAAATATTTTGGACAGAAACGATTTGAGAAACAAAAGACTTACGGCGGTTCATACAAGGATAACCGCGGACACTATGACCTGGTCAGTGAAAATGGAGAAGAATTCATCATGATTTACATGGGATGGGGGATCTCTCAGAAGGAAATCGACTGGGTAAATAAAGTCCTCGCGGAGCATTCCGACCGCATTGCTTTCCTAAGCTTCCACGATTATTTACTAGTTTCTGGAAAACGCAGCCCAATCGGTGAGGAAATCTTTGAAGAAGTTGTCGAGCCTAATGAAAATGTCGTCGCCACCTTAAATGGACACTACTACGGCAGTGAAACACTGATCGACGAAATAGACGATGACGACGATGGCACGCCAGACCGCAAAGTGTATCAAATGGTCGCTAATTACCAGAGCGAACCCGAAGGCGGACAAGGCTACATGCGCCTTCTAAACGTGAACTCAAACGAAAATAAAATTTATGTCAAAACATACTCACCTTATTTAAACTCTTATAATTACGATGAGGCTAAATCGAACCCGGGAAAAGGGGAACTCGTTATCGAGCTGCCGGATGAATTGGGATAG
- a CDS encoding SGNH/GDSL hydrolase family protein: MVSKIILIGDSITDSHRGTDSEDLGDGYVRLLRDYYITFFPEKELDFVNKGVSANRITDLKQRWQRDVIDVKPDWVSISIGINDVWRQLDNPEINQVDPDQFLSIYKKLLKQVADETDSQIILMQPTVIEEDADSKGNQLLKDYVEIVDKLAKDYQAILVPTHEAFITQIEKNSSVPLTTDGVHMTSTGNMLMARTWIEAVKEAITH, from the coding sequence ATCGTGAGCAAAATTATTTTAATTGGTGACAGCATTACGGATTCTCATCGGGGTACGGACTCGGAGGATTTAGGCGATGGCTATGTACGTCTGTTGAGAGATTACTACATCACTTTTTTTCCGGAAAAGGAACTGGACTTCGTGAATAAAGGGGTTTCTGCAAATCGAATTACGGATCTCAAACAGAGGTGGCAGCGTGATGTGATTGATGTGAAGCCGGACTGGGTGTCAATCTCTATAGGGATCAATGACGTATGGCGGCAGCTCGATAATCCTGAGATCAACCAGGTGGATCCGGATCAATTTTTATCGATTTATAAAAAGTTACTGAAGCAGGTCGCCGATGAAACGGACAGCCAGATTATTTTAATGCAGCCGACTGTTATTGAGGAGGATGCTGATTCTAAAGGGAATCAGCTGTTAAAAGACTATGTTGAAATCGTCGATAAGCTCGCCAAAGATTATCAGGCGATTTTGGTCCCGACTCACGAAGCATTTATCACCCAGATAGAGAAAAATTCTTCGGTCCCGTTAACGACAGATGGCGTTCACATGACGTCTACAGGGAATATGCTGATGGCAAGAACGTGGATCGAAGCTGTTAAGGAAGCTATTACTCATTAA
- the uca gene encoding urea carboxylase yields MFTKVLIANRGAIAVRIERTLKKLGIASVAVYTKADQDSLHVDYADEAVLIGEGPAKDSYLNADLILQTAIDTGAQAIHPGYGFLSENADFVRACEEKGITFIGPTPDQMEIFGLKHTAREMAERAEVPLLPGTDLIEEIAEAVVEGEAIGYPVILKSTAGGGGIGMRVCADEDALRTAFESVRHLAESNFNNGGVFLEKYIPKARHVEVQIFGNSRGEVVSLGERDCSLQRRNQKVIEESPAPALSEFVRQSMAEAAERLAKEAGYRSAGTVEFLFDPKSEEFYFLEVNTRLQVEHGVTEEVLGVDLVEWMVKEAADQLYGLEEKVPTMKGHSIQARVYAEDYLHNFRPSAGYLDQAQFSEKARNETWVRDGITITALYDPMLAKVIVHGRNRTEAIHKLIQALSETKMYGVTTNLSYLQELLLEDSFQSGQVFTQLLNDFQPAENAIEVLDGGIQATVQDYPGRTGHWDVGVPPCGAMDPYSFRIGNELLGNEREAPGLELTLQGGSYSFRNDMWFCLTGADMEAELDGQAVPMYEPVFANQGQVLTFREAKEGMRTYFLVEGGLDMPKILGSSSTFTLGGFGGHGGRALRPGDVLGVKKGNVPGSIQGLAEEDQPAITKTWTIGVIPGPHCTEEYLDENYLKQLTETEWEVHFNSSRTGVRLKGPAPDWTREDGGEAGLHPSNIHDNAYAIGTLDLTGDMPILLGPDGPSLGGFVCPVTTASAEFWKIGQLHPGDKIRFQLLTLEEANGLRQVQEEKIEKIGQGARKNLPQIHLPVPNSDLDSSYPIFAYVDTDRRYPITIRCSGDEYLLVEYGEMKLDLLLRFQVQVLMEQLKETECLPAIEMTPGVRSLQIHIDPLQMTIKEACEKVLEVDSQLPPLESIEVPSRIVRLPLSWNDPSTQLATERYQNNVRPDAPWCPDNLEFIRRINGLDSIEDVKRIVFDANYLVLGLGDVYLGAPLATPTDPRHRLVTTKYNPARTWTPENAVGIGGSYMCVYGMEGPGGYQFVGRTIQVWNRLRSTESFEQGKPWLLRFFDQIQFYPVEPDKLLEMREDFLRGRFEADITETTFKLGEYLQFQESIKESAASFKEHQQASFRAERERWKEAGIAEHVSEMDNEEAVPEGEIPAGETAARSQMPGSVWKVLVSSGEYVKKGDTLIIEESMKMEFPQQAPCDGYITSIYVEPGEEVQAGQLIASIKEESVVAAK; encoded by the coding sequence ATGTTTACAAAAGTATTGATTGCGAATCGCGGCGCCATTGCAGTAAGGATTGAACGAACATTAAAAAAACTTGGGATTGCCTCTGTGGCTGTTTATACGAAAGCGGACCAGGACAGTCTCCATGTCGATTATGCGGATGAAGCGGTACTTATTGGAGAGGGACCGGCAAAGGATAGTTATTTAAATGCAGACCTTATTCTTCAGACAGCTATTGATACCGGCGCACAGGCCATTCATCCCGGTTACGGTTTCCTTAGTGAAAACGCCGACTTCGTTAGAGCTTGTGAAGAGAAAGGCATCACCTTTATTGGTCCTACCCCGGATCAGATGGAAATCTTCGGTTTAAAACATACAGCAAGGGAGATGGCGGAGCGAGCCGAGGTTCCATTACTGCCAGGAACCGATTTAATAGAAGAGATCGCAGAAGCTGTGGTTGAGGGGGAAGCGATCGGCTACCCCGTCATTTTAAAGAGTACAGCTGGCGGCGGTGGTATTGGTATGCGGGTCTGTGCCGATGAAGATGCACTGCGTACGGCCTTTGAAAGCGTCCGCCACCTTGCTGAATCAAATTTTAACAATGGCGGCGTGTTTTTAGAAAAATATATTCCTAAAGCTCGGCATGTGGAGGTTCAAATATTTGGAAACAGCAGGGGTGAGGTCGTATCTCTCGGTGAGCGCGATTGCTCGCTTCAGAGACGGAACCAGAAAGTGATTGAAGAGAGCCCGGCTCCTGCTTTGTCTGAATTCGTACGACAAAGTATGGCAGAGGCAGCTGAACGTCTTGCTAAAGAAGCGGGCTACCGCAGTGCAGGAACAGTAGAATTTTTGTTTGACCCAAAGAGCGAAGAATTCTATTTTTTAGAGGTTAATACGAGGCTGCAAGTAGAGCACGGTGTAACCGAGGAAGTATTAGGCGTAGATTTAGTGGAGTGGATGGTGAAGGAAGCGGCTGATCAACTCTATGGTCTTGAAGAAAAGGTTCCAACAATGAAAGGTCACAGTATCCAGGCACGCGTGTATGCGGAAGATTACCTTCATAATTTCCGGCCGAGTGCAGGGTATCTGGACCAGGCGCAATTCTCTGAAAAAGCCAGAAATGAAACATGGGTGAGAGACGGGATCACGATTACCGCCTTATACGATCCGATGCTTGCTAAGGTTATTGTCCATGGCAGGAACCGTACCGAAGCTATTCATAAGCTGATTCAGGCCCTTTCAGAAACTAAGATGTACGGGGTCACGACCAACCTCTCTTATCTTCAAGAGCTGCTTCTAGAAGATAGCTTTCAAAGTGGACAGGTTTTTACTCAATTGCTCAACGACTTCCAACCAGCGGAAAATGCGATTGAAGTTTTAGATGGCGGTATTCAAGCGACTGTTCAAGACTACCCCGGGAGAACCGGCCACTGGGACGTAGGAGTTCCGCCTTGTGGGGCGATGGATCCTTACTCCTTCCGAATCGGGAATGAACTGCTTGGCAATGAGCGAGAGGCACCCGGGCTTGAGCTGACCCTTCAAGGAGGATCGTATAGTTTTCGTAATGATATGTGGTTCTGCCTGACAGGGGCGGACATGGAAGCAGAGCTGGACGGTCAGGCTGTTCCGATGTACGAGCCTGTATTTGCTAACCAAGGCCAGGTTTTAACCTTCCGTGAAGCAAAAGAAGGAATGCGGACCTATTTCTTAGTTGAAGGCGGCTTGGACATGCCTAAAATCCTAGGTAGTTCCTCAACCTTCACATTAGGCGGATTCGGGGGTCATGGTGGAAGAGCACTCCGCCCGGGAGACGTACTAGGTGTGAAAAAAGGAAATGTACCCGGAAGCATACAAGGGTTAGCAGAGGAAGACCAGCCGGCTATTACGAAAACGTGGACCATTGGCGTTATTCCAGGACCACATTGTACAGAAGAGTATTTGGATGAAAACTATCTCAAGCAGCTGACCGAAACCGAGTGGGAAGTTCATTTTAATAGTTCCAGGACTGGAGTTCGACTGAAGGGTCCAGCCCCCGACTGGACACGTGAAGATGGGGGAGAAGCAGGGCTTCATCCCTCGAACATTCATGATAACGCGTATGCGATCGGAACCCTCGATTTAACTGGGGATATGCCAATATTGTTAGGCCCGGACGGCCCGAGCCTGGGCGGTTTTGTCTGTCCTGTGACTACCGCATCAGCGGAGTTCTGGAAGATCGGACAGCTGCACCCGGGGGATAAGATCCGCTTTCAGTTGCTTACACTCGAAGAAGCCAATGGCTTGCGACAGGTGCAAGAAGAAAAGATTGAAAAAATCGGCCAGGGAGCGCGAAAAAATCTTCCGCAAATTCATCTTCCTGTCCCAAATTCCGATCTGGATTCCAGTTATCCGATCTTTGCCTATGTGGATACAGACCGCAGATATCCGATTACGATCCGCTGCAGCGGCGATGAATACCTGCTGGTGGAATATGGGGAAATGAAGCTTGATCTGCTTCTAAGGTTCCAGGTACAAGTTTTAATGGAACAATTAAAAGAAACAGAATGTCTCCCAGCGATCGAAATGACTCCTGGCGTACGTTCCTTACAGATCCACATTGACCCGCTGCAAATGACGATAAAGGAGGCCTGTGAAAAAGTACTTGAAGTGGATAGTCAGCTGCCTCCGCTTGAATCAATTGAGGTGCCGTCCAGAATTGTCCGGCTGCCGCTTTCCTGGAATGATCCATCCACTCAGCTGGCCACCGAACGTTATCAAAATAATGTTCGTCCCGATGCCCCGTGGTGTCCGGATAATCTGGAATTTATCCGGCGTATCAACGGTTTGGACAGCATCGAGGATGTAAAGAGGATTGTCTTTGATGCTAATTACCTGGTGCTTGGACTCGGCGATGTATATTTAGGAGCCCCGCTGGCGACTCCTACCGATCCCCGCCACCGTCTAGTTACGACAAAATATAACCCAGCGAGAACATGGACACCGGAAAACGCGGTAGGTATCGGTGGATCGTACATGTGTGTGTACGGGATGGAAGGCCCTGGCGGTTACCAGTTTGTCGGTCGTACGATTCAGGTTTGGAACCGCCTGCGTTCTACAGAGAGCTTTGAACAAGGAAAACCGTGGCTTCTTAGATTCTTTGATCAGATTCAATTCTATCCGGTGGAACCAGATAAACTGCTGGAAATGAGAGAGGACTTTTTACGAGGAAGGTTTGAGGCAGATATAACAGAAACAACCTTCAAGCTTGGAGAATATCTTCAATTCCAGGAATCTATTAAAGAAAGCGCCGCTTCATTCAAAGAACATCAGCAGGCTTCCTTCAGGGCGGAAAGAGAAAGGTGGAAGGAAGCGGGGATTGCCGAGCATGTGTCTGAAATGGATAATGAGGAAGCTGTACCTGAAGGAGAAATCCCGGCCGGAGAAACGGCTGCCCGCTCACAAATGCCAGGGAGTGTCTGGAAGGTTCTCGTATCTTCTGGTGAATACGTGAAAAAAGGGGACACTCTTATAATAGAAGAGAGTATGAAAATGGAGTTCCCTCAGCAAGCCCCTTGCGATGGGTATATTACTTCTATTTATGTAGAGCCGGGAGAAGAAGTGCAGGCCGGGCAATTGATTGCTTCAATTAAAGAAGAAAGCGTGGTGGCGGCTAAGTGA
- a CDS encoding tartrate dehydrogenase — protein MRNYNIAVIPGDGIGKEVVPVTLDVLNHAAEVFDDVSFNFTEFPWGCDYYLEHGKMMADDGIEQLEKFDAILLGAVGDPERVPDHISLWGLLIKIRREMDQSLNIRPAKHFKGLESPLANPGDFDIMVVRENSEGEYSEVGGRIHRGQDEMAIQNAVFTRKASERAIRYGFKLASERRGKLTSATKSNGIVHSMPFWDEIFAEISDEFPDVMANKHHIDALAAFFVSKPQEFDVIVASNLFGDILTDIGGAIMGSIGIAPAANLNMTGEHPSMFEPVHGSAPDIYGKGIANPIGQIWTAKMMLDHLGESKMAESILAAVEETTAAGVKTGDIGGHATTVEVANEVCKHIKR, from the coding sequence ATGAGAAATTATAATATTGCGGTTATACCTGGCGATGGAATAGGGAAAGAAGTTGTACCCGTAACCTTGGATGTTTTGAACCATGCAGCGGAAGTTTTTGACGATGTGTCGTTTAATTTTACAGAGTTTCCGTGGGGCTGTGATTACTATTTAGAACATGGAAAAATGATGGCCGATGATGGAATCGAACAGCTTGAAAAGTTTGACGCGATTTTACTGGGAGCTGTCGGTGATCCAGAGCGGGTGCCGGACCACATTTCCTTATGGGGATTATTGATTAAAATCCGCCGCGAGATGGATCAATCACTCAATATTCGGCCTGCGAAGCACTTCAAAGGACTGGAATCCCCTTTGGCGAATCCTGGAGATTTTGACATCATGGTCGTGCGTGAAAACAGTGAAGGTGAATATAGTGAAGTCGGAGGCCGCATACATAGAGGTCAGGACGAAATGGCCATTCAAAACGCTGTCTTTACCCGAAAAGCTTCAGAGCGCGCGATTCGTTACGGGTTCAAGCTGGCATCTGAGCGAAGAGGGAAGCTGACGAGCGCGACAAAATCCAATGGCATTGTCCACTCGATGCCGTTTTGGGATGAGATTTTTGCCGAAATCAGTGATGAGTTCCCGGATGTGATGGCGAATAAACATCATATTGATGCTTTAGCCGCATTCTTCGTATCAAAACCTCAGGAATTCGATGTGATTGTCGCCAGTAATTTGTTCGGAGACATTTTAACAGATATCGGCGGGGCGATCATGGGCAGCATCGGAATCGCGCCCGCGGCAAACTTAAACATGACAGGGGAGCATCCATCGATGTTCGAGCCCGTCCATGGGTCTGCGCCTGATATTTATGGCAAAGGAATCGCGAACCCGATCGGACAGATCTGGACAGCTAAAATGATGCTCGATCATCTTGGTGAATCGAAGATGGCCGAAAGCATTCTCGCGGCTGTTGAAGAAACGACAGCGGCCGGAGTAAAAACAGGCGACATTGGCGGTCATGCAACGACAGTTGAGGTTGCGAATGAGGTTTGTAAACATATAAAGAGGTAA
- a CDS encoding urea amidolyase associated protein UAAP2, with product MSVITKKVSSRKVENAVYDHSLPAGDGWMYELLPGQVLRIVDEEGNQAADTLFYDAEKPEDHYSALTTIAGQKNVYLTTGSILRAESGKELLEIVADTVGRHDTLGGACSAQSNTVRYAHDRLHMHNCRDNFMNQLAKHGENYTKRDLAPNINFFMNVPLTPEGGLSFADGISGPGHYVEMKARCRTKVLISNCPQLNNPCSGFNPTPIRLLIWDQ from the coding sequence ATGAGTGTGATAACAAAAAAAGTAAGTTCCAGAAAAGTAGAGAATGCAGTGTATGATCATTCGCTTCCTGCAGGAGACGGGTGGATGTACGAATTGCTTCCCGGACAGGTGCTTCGAATAGTAGATGAAGAGGGAAACCAGGCGGCCGATACGTTGTTTTATGATGCAGAAAAGCCTGAAGATCATTACAGTGCCCTGACAACAATAGCTGGTCAAAAAAATGTCTACTTGACGACAGGTTCAATCCTCAGAGCAGAGTCAGGGAAGGAGCTTTTAGAAATCGTTGCGGATACCGTTGGACGTCACGACACGCTTGGTGGCGCCTGCTCGGCTCAAAGCAATACGGTCAGATACGCCCATGACCGACTGCATATGCATAATTGCCGCGATAACTTTATGAACCAGCTCGCGAAGCATGGGGAGAATTATACAAAAAGAGATCTAGCCCCTAATATCAATTTCTTTATGAATGTACCTCTTACACCAGAAGGAGGATTATCCTTTGCAGACGGAATTTCAGGCCCGGGGCATTATGTCGAAATGAAAGCGAGATGCCGCACTAAAGTGTTAATCAGCAACTGCCCGCAATTGAATAATCCGTGCAGCGGTTTTAACCCAACACCTATCAGACTCTTAATATGGGACCAATAG